The following proteins are encoded in a genomic region of Ananas comosus cultivar F153 linkage group 25, ASM154086v1, whole genome shotgun sequence:
- the LOC109703489 gene encoding myosin-6-like isoform X2, with translation MEQEEYTKEEINWSYIEFIDNQDVLDLLEKKPGGIIALLDEACMLPRSTHETFAQKLYQTFKNHKRFSKPKLSLSDFTISHYAGDVTYQTELFLDKNKDYVVAEHQALLSASKCSFVSSLFPPLSEDASKSSKFSSIGSRFKQQLQALLETLSATEPHYIRCIKPNNLLKPAIFENKSVLQQLRCGGVMEAIRISCAGYPTRRSFYEFIDRFGILAPDVLPGSSDEVTAAKRLLEKVDLKGYQIGKTKVFLRAGQMAELDARRNEVLGRSASIIQRKVRSYLARKSFILLRKSAKQIQAVCRGQLARQVYENLRREAASVRIQSCFRMHFARKAYRELLYSSITIQAGLRGMAARKELHLRQQTRAAVIIQSQCRQYLARLHYSRLKKAAIATQCAWRGRVARRELRNLKMAARETGALQAAKNKLEKQVEELTWRLQLEKRMRADMEEAKTQENAKLQTALQEMQQQFKETKELLVKEREAAKKAADILPVIKEVPVIDTEMMNKLKVENETLKTLVSTLEKRVDETEKKFEETSRISEERLKKAMEAESKIADLNSAIGRLQEKLYNRQSEDKILRQQAFLNSPVKSMSEHLAIPVTPRKQNLDNGHHVVDEVEPKEPQSAPPAIKDYANSDPKLRRSYIERQHENVDTLINCLSKDLGFSHGKPVAAFTIYRCLLHWKSFEAEKTSVFDRLIQLIGSAIENEEANDNLAYWLSNTSTLLYLLQRSLKAASAAGPLPPRKLPPSTSFFGRMAQGFRSSANLPVDGLDVVRQVEAKYPALLFKQQVTAYVEKIFGIIRDNVKKDLSSLISVCIQAPRTTKAGILRGSGGSFGRQSQNSHWQSIIESLNKLLSTLQENYVPPILAQKIFTQIFSYINVQLFNSLLLRRECCSFSNGEYVKSGLAELELWCAKAKPEYAGSAWDELKHIRQAVGFLVIFQKYRISYDEIVNDLCPILSVQQLYRICTQYWDDKYNTQSVSMGVLSSMRVLMTEDSNNADSNSFLLDDNSSIPFSVDDISSSLQEKDFSEVKPAEELLANPAFHFLQE, from the exons ATGGAGCAAGAAGAATACACAAAAGAAGAAATTAACTGGAGTTATATTGAATTCATTGATAATCAGGATGTTCTTGATCTCCTTGAGAAG AAACCAGGTGGGATTATTGCTCTTCTCGATGAGGCTTG TATGCTGCCAAGATCAACACATGAAACATTCGCTCAGAAGCTGTACCAGACTTTTAAGAACCACAAACGCTTCAGCAAGCCAAAGTTGTCACTCTCTGACTTTACAATTTCTCATTATGCAGGAGAT GTTACATATCAGACGGAGTTGTTCCTTGACAAGAATAAAGATTATGTGGTAGCTGAACATCAGGCACTCCTGAGTGCTTCTAAATGTTCCTTTGTTTCAAGCCTATTTCCACCGCTTTCCGAGGATGCATCAAaatcttcaaaattttcatcaatagGGTCAAGGTTCAAG CAACAACTTCAAGCTCTCCTAGAAACTTTAAGTGCTACAGAGCCACATTATATTCgttgtattaaaccaaacaatCTTTTGAAGCCTGCCATTTTCGAAAACAAGAGCGTTCTTCAGCAGCTTCGTTGTGGG GGAGTTATGGAGGCAATTAGGATTAGCTGTGCTGGGTATCCAACGAGGAGATCATTTTATGAGTTCATTGATCGATTTGGTATTCTTGCTCCTGATGTTTTGCCTGGAAG TTCTGACGAAGTCACTGCTGCTAAGAGATTGTTAGAGAAGGTTGATCTTAAAGGCTATCAG ATTGGAAAGACAAAAGTATTTCTTCGAGCTGGTCAGATGGCTGAACTTGATGCTCGTAGGAATGAAGTGTTAGGACGATCTGCTAGCATAATTCAAAGGAAAGTTCGGTCATACTTGGCTCGTAAAAGTTTCATCTTACTTAGAAAGTCAGCTAAACAAATCCAGGCTGTGTGCAGAG GACAACTTGCTAGACAAGTTTATGAAAATCTACGTAGAGAAGCTGCCTCTGTTAGGATCCAGAGCTGTTTCCGCATGCACTTTGCCAGGAAAGCTTACAGAGAGCTGCTATATTCATCGATTACCATTCAAGCCGGTTTACGTGGAATGGCTGCTCGCAAGGAGCTTCATTTGCGGCAACAAACGAGAGCTGCTGTTATTATTCAG AGCCAATGCCGCCAATACTTGGCACGTTTACATTATTCAAGACTAAAGAAAGCTGCAATAGCTACCCAATGTGCTTGGAGAGGAAGGGTCGCTAGAAGAGAGCTACGAAATCTTAAgatg GCTGCAAGGGAAACAGGTGCTCTTCAAGCAGCCAAAAACAAGCTTGAAAAGCAAGTTGAGGAGCTTACATGGAGGCTTCAGCTGGAGAAACGCATGAGG GCTGATATGGAGGAAGCCAAAACACAGGAAAATGCAAAATTGCAAACCGCCTTGCAGGAGATGCAACAACAATTTAAGGAAACTAAAGAGTTGCTAGTAAAGGAGCGTGAGGCTGCCAAAAAGGCTGCTGACATTCTTCCAGTTATTAAAGAGGTTCCTGTTATTGATACAGAAATGATGAATAAGCTCAAAGTTGAAAATGAGACGCTTAAG ACGCTGGTGAGTACGCTTGAAAAGAGAGTTGATGAAACTGAAAAGAAGTTTGAAGAAACGAGCAGAATCAGTGAGGAGAGGCTGAAAAAGGCAATGGAGGCTGAATCAAAGATAGCCGACTTGAACAGTGCAATTGGAAG GCTTCAAGAAAAACTATATAACAGACAGTCTGAGGATAAGATTCTCCGACAGCAGGCCTTTCTTAATTCACCTGTAAAAAGCATGTCTGAACATCTAGCAATTCCAGTGACTCCCAGAAAACAG AATTTGGATAATGGTCATCATGTTGTTGATGAAGTGGAACCAAAG GAGCCGCAAAGTGCACCTCCCGCAATTAAGGATTATGCAAATAGTGATCCTAAATTGAGGAGATCGTACATAGAGAGGCAACAT GAGAATGTTGACACACTTATCAATTGTCTCTCTAAAGATCTTGGATTTAGCCATGGTAAACCAGTGGCTGCTTTTACGATATATAGGTGCCTTCTTCATTGGAAATCTTTCGAAGCGGAGAAGACAAGTGTTTTTGACCGTCTTATTCAGTTGATTGGCTCTGCAATTGAG AATGAGGAGGCCAATGACAATCTCGCTTACTGGTTATCAAATACATCTACATTGCTATATTTGCTACAACGAAGTCTTAAGGCTGCCAGTGCAGCCGGGCCTCTTCCACCTCGAAAGCTCCCTCCTTCAACATCATTTTTTGGGAGGATGGCTCAA GGTTTCCGTTCTTCCGCAAACCTTCCTGTAGATGGATTGGATGTGGTGCGCCAAGTGGAGGCCAAGTACCCTGCTTTGCTATTCAAGCAGCAGGTCACTGCCTATGTGGAGAAGATATTTGGAATTATTCGAGACAATGTAAAAAAGGACTTGTCTTCCTTGATTTCAGTGTGTATCCAG GCTCCACGAACGACAAAGGCAGGCATATTGAGAGGGTCTGGTGGTTCATTTGGAAGGCAATCTCAGAACAGCCATTGGCAAAGCATAATTGAGAGCCTCAATAAACTCTTAAGTACTTTACAAGAAAATTAT GTTCCACCAATTTTAGCTCAGAAGATTTTCACTCAGATTTTCTCATATATAAATGTTCAACTTTTCAACAG TCTACTACTTCGCCGTGAGTGCTGCTCCTTCAGCAATGGAGAGTATGTGAAATCTGGGCTAGCGGAGCTAGAATTGTGGTGTGCAAAAGCAAAACCTGAA TATGCTGGGTCAGCATGGGATGAGCTTAAGCACATAAGGCAAGCAGTAGGCTTCTTG GTAATATTTCAGAAGTATAGGATCTCGTATGACGAGATAGTTAATGACCTATGCCCG ATCTTGAGCGTGCAACAGCTCTACAGAATTTGCACACAATATTGGGATGACAAATACAATACTCAAAGCGTTTCCATGGGT GTTCTTTCCAGCATGAGAGTTCTCATGACGGAGGATTCTAATAACGCTGATAGCAATTCATTCTTATTAGATGATAACTCCAG CATTCCCTTTTCGGTTGATGACATATCGAGTTCCCTACAAGAAAAGGACTTCTCGGAAGTGAAACCAGCAGAAGAGCTTCTCGCAAACCCCGCCTTCCACTTTTTACAGGAGTAA
- the LOC109703489 gene encoding myosin-6-like isoform X1, producing MATVANVTVGAQVWVEDPDVAWIDGELLEVNGDDIKIECTSGKTVTAKISSIHPKDPEAAPCGVDDMTKLAYLHEPGVLQNLRSRYDMNEIYTYTGNILIAVNPFRRLPHLYDSHMMAQYKGAAFGELSPHPFAVADAAYRLMINEGISQAILVSGESGAGKTESTKMLMRYLAYMGGKAAAEGRTVEQQVLQSNPVLEAFGNAKTVRNNNSSRFGKFVEIQFDCKGRISGAAIRTYLLERSRVCQISDPERNYHCFYMLCAAPPEDIERYKLGNPRSFHYLNQSNCYELEGVDDSKEYLETRRAMDIIGISSDEQDAIFRVVAAILHLGNIEFSDGSEIDSSKPKDEKSWFHLKMAAELFMCDAKALEDSLCKRIIVTRDENIIKTLDPEAAALNRDALAKVVYSRLFDWLVNKINNSIGQDPDSKCLIGVLDIYGFESFKTNSFEQFCINLTNEKLQQHFNQHVFKMEQEEYTKEEINWSYIEFIDNQDVLDLLEKKPGGIIALLDEACMLPRSTHETFAQKLYQTFKNHKRFSKPKLSLSDFTISHYAGDVTYQTELFLDKNKDYVVAEHQALLSASKCSFVSSLFPPLSEDASKSSKFSSIGSRFKQQLQALLETLSATEPHYIRCIKPNNLLKPAIFENKSVLQQLRCGGVMEAIRISCAGYPTRRSFYEFIDRFGILAPDVLPGSSDEVTAAKRLLEKVDLKGYQIGKTKVFLRAGQMAELDARRNEVLGRSASIIQRKVRSYLARKSFILLRKSAKQIQAVCRGQLARQVYENLRREAASVRIQSCFRMHFARKAYRELLYSSITIQAGLRGMAARKELHLRQQTRAAVIIQSQCRQYLARLHYSRLKKAAIATQCAWRGRVARRELRNLKMAARETGALQAAKNKLEKQVEELTWRLQLEKRMRADMEEAKTQENAKLQTALQEMQQQFKETKELLVKEREAAKKAADILPVIKEVPVIDTEMMNKLKVENETLKTLVSTLEKRVDETEKKFEETSRISEERLKKAMEAESKIADLNSAIGRLQEKLYNRQSEDKILRQQAFLNSPVKSMSEHLAIPVTPRKQNLDNGHHVVDEVEPKEPQSAPPAIKDYANSDPKLRRSYIERQHENVDTLINCLSKDLGFSHGKPVAAFTIYRCLLHWKSFEAEKTSVFDRLIQLIGSAIENEEANDNLAYWLSNTSTLLYLLQRSLKAASAAGPLPPRKLPPSTSFFGRMAQGFRSSANLPVDGLDVVRQVEAKYPALLFKQQVTAYVEKIFGIIRDNVKKDLSSLISVCIQAPRTTKAGILRGSGGSFGRQSQNSHWQSIIESLNKLLSTLQENYVPPILAQKIFTQIFSYINVQLFNSLLLRRECCSFSNGEYVKSGLAELELWCAKAKPEYAGSAWDELKHIRQAVGFLVIFQKYRISYDEIVNDLCPILSVQQLYRICTQYWDDKYNTQSVSMGVLSSMRVLMTEDSNNADSNSFLLDDNSSIPFSVDDISSSLQEKDFSEVKPAEELLANPAFHFLQE from the exons ATG GCTACTGTAGCCAATGTTACAGTGGGAGCTCAGGTTTGGGTGGAGGATCCTGATGTGGCATGGATCGATGGAGAATTATTGGAGGTCAATGGTGATGATATTAAGATTGAATGTACTTCTGGGAAAACA GTCACGGCTAAAATTTCCAGCATTCATCCTAAGGATCCTGAAGCCGCACCATGTGGGGTTGATGACATGACAAAGCTCGCTTATTTGCACGAACCTGGTGTTCTGCAAAACCTGAGATCTAGATATGATATGAATGAAATTTAT ACTTACACTGGAAATATCTTGATCGCGGTGAATCCATTTCGAAGATTACCTCATCTCTATGACAGCCACATGATGGCACAATACAAAGGGGCTGCTTTTGGTGAGCTAAGTCCTCACCCTTTTGCTGTTGCAGATGCTGCGTATAG ACTGATGATAAATGAAGGAATAAGTCAAGCTATTCTTGTAAGTGGAGAAAGTGGAGCAGGTAAAACCGAAAGCACCAAAATGCTTATGCGTTATCTTGCATACATGGGAGGGAAAGCTGCTGCCGAGGGCCGCACTGTGGAACAGCAAGTTCTGCAG tCCAATCCTGTTCTTGAAGCATTTGGCAATGCGAAGACTGTCAGAAATAATAATTCTAG CCGCTTTGGCAAATTTGTTGAGATTCAGTTCGATTGTAAGGGAAGGATTTCGGGTGCGGCAATCAGAACTTACCTGCTTGAAAGATCTCGAGTGTGTCAAATATCTGATCCCGAGAGGAATTATCATTGCTTCTACATGCTGTGTGCTGCTCCACCGGAG GATATTGAGAGATACAAATTAGGAAATCCGAGGTCATTTCATTATCTTAACCAATCGAACTGCTATGAGCTGGAGGGGGTGGATGATTCCAAGGAATATCTCGAAACTAGGAGGGCTATGGATATAATTGGAATCAGCTCAGATGAACAG GATGCAATTTTTCGGGTTGTGGCTGCTATTCTCCATTTAGGAAATATTGAATTCTCAGATGGGAGTGAAATTGACTCGTCTAAGCCCAAAGATGAGAAGTCATGGTTTCACTTGAAAATGGCTGCTGAACTCTTCAT GTGTGATGCGAAGGCACTGGAGGACTCTCTATGTAAGCGTATTATTGTAACTCGTGATGAGAACATTATAAAGACATTGGATCCAGAAGCTGCAGCTCTTAATAGGGATGCCCTAGCTAAAGTTGTATATTCACGTTTGTTTGATTG GCTTGTGAACAAGATTAACAACTCTATTGGTCAAGATCCTGATTCGAAGTGCTTAATTGGAGTGCTTGATATTTATGGATTTGAAAGTTTCAAGACAAACAG CTTTGAGCAATTTTGTATCAATTTGACAAATGAAAAGCTGCAGCAACATTTTAATCAG CATGTTTTTAAGATGGAGCAAGAAGAATACACAAAAGAAGAAATTAACTGGAGTTATATTGAATTCATTGATAATCAGGATGTTCTTGATCTCCTTGAGAAG AAACCAGGTGGGATTATTGCTCTTCTCGATGAGGCTTG TATGCTGCCAAGATCAACACATGAAACATTCGCTCAGAAGCTGTACCAGACTTTTAAGAACCACAAACGCTTCAGCAAGCCAAAGTTGTCACTCTCTGACTTTACAATTTCTCATTATGCAGGAGAT GTTACATATCAGACGGAGTTGTTCCTTGACAAGAATAAAGATTATGTGGTAGCTGAACATCAGGCACTCCTGAGTGCTTCTAAATGTTCCTTTGTTTCAAGCCTATTTCCACCGCTTTCCGAGGATGCATCAAaatcttcaaaattttcatcaatagGGTCAAGGTTCAAG CAACAACTTCAAGCTCTCCTAGAAACTTTAAGTGCTACAGAGCCACATTATATTCgttgtattaaaccaaacaatCTTTTGAAGCCTGCCATTTTCGAAAACAAGAGCGTTCTTCAGCAGCTTCGTTGTGGG GGAGTTATGGAGGCAATTAGGATTAGCTGTGCTGGGTATCCAACGAGGAGATCATTTTATGAGTTCATTGATCGATTTGGTATTCTTGCTCCTGATGTTTTGCCTGGAAG TTCTGACGAAGTCACTGCTGCTAAGAGATTGTTAGAGAAGGTTGATCTTAAAGGCTATCAG ATTGGAAAGACAAAAGTATTTCTTCGAGCTGGTCAGATGGCTGAACTTGATGCTCGTAGGAATGAAGTGTTAGGACGATCTGCTAGCATAATTCAAAGGAAAGTTCGGTCATACTTGGCTCGTAAAAGTTTCATCTTACTTAGAAAGTCAGCTAAACAAATCCAGGCTGTGTGCAGAG GACAACTTGCTAGACAAGTTTATGAAAATCTACGTAGAGAAGCTGCCTCTGTTAGGATCCAGAGCTGTTTCCGCATGCACTTTGCCAGGAAAGCTTACAGAGAGCTGCTATATTCATCGATTACCATTCAAGCCGGTTTACGTGGAATGGCTGCTCGCAAGGAGCTTCATTTGCGGCAACAAACGAGAGCTGCTGTTATTATTCAG AGCCAATGCCGCCAATACTTGGCACGTTTACATTATTCAAGACTAAAGAAAGCTGCAATAGCTACCCAATGTGCTTGGAGAGGAAGGGTCGCTAGAAGAGAGCTACGAAATCTTAAgatg GCTGCAAGGGAAACAGGTGCTCTTCAAGCAGCCAAAAACAAGCTTGAAAAGCAAGTTGAGGAGCTTACATGGAGGCTTCAGCTGGAGAAACGCATGAGG GCTGATATGGAGGAAGCCAAAACACAGGAAAATGCAAAATTGCAAACCGCCTTGCAGGAGATGCAACAACAATTTAAGGAAACTAAAGAGTTGCTAGTAAAGGAGCGTGAGGCTGCCAAAAAGGCTGCTGACATTCTTCCAGTTATTAAAGAGGTTCCTGTTATTGATACAGAAATGATGAATAAGCTCAAAGTTGAAAATGAGACGCTTAAG ACGCTGGTGAGTACGCTTGAAAAGAGAGTTGATGAAACTGAAAAGAAGTTTGAAGAAACGAGCAGAATCAGTGAGGAGAGGCTGAAAAAGGCAATGGAGGCTGAATCAAAGATAGCCGACTTGAACAGTGCAATTGGAAG GCTTCAAGAAAAACTATATAACAGACAGTCTGAGGATAAGATTCTCCGACAGCAGGCCTTTCTTAATTCACCTGTAAAAAGCATGTCTGAACATCTAGCAATTCCAGTGACTCCCAGAAAACAG AATTTGGATAATGGTCATCATGTTGTTGATGAAGTGGAACCAAAG GAGCCGCAAAGTGCACCTCCCGCAATTAAGGATTATGCAAATAGTGATCCTAAATTGAGGAGATCGTACATAGAGAGGCAACAT GAGAATGTTGACACACTTATCAATTGTCTCTCTAAAGATCTTGGATTTAGCCATGGTAAACCAGTGGCTGCTTTTACGATATATAGGTGCCTTCTTCATTGGAAATCTTTCGAAGCGGAGAAGACAAGTGTTTTTGACCGTCTTATTCAGTTGATTGGCTCTGCAATTGAG AATGAGGAGGCCAATGACAATCTCGCTTACTGGTTATCAAATACATCTACATTGCTATATTTGCTACAACGAAGTCTTAAGGCTGCCAGTGCAGCCGGGCCTCTTCCACCTCGAAAGCTCCCTCCTTCAACATCATTTTTTGGGAGGATGGCTCAA GGTTTCCGTTCTTCCGCAAACCTTCCTGTAGATGGATTGGATGTGGTGCGCCAAGTGGAGGCCAAGTACCCTGCTTTGCTATTCAAGCAGCAGGTCACTGCCTATGTGGAGAAGATATTTGGAATTATTCGAGACAATGTAAAAAAGGACTTGTCTTCCTTGATTTCAGTGTGTATCCAG GCTCCACGAACGACAAAGGCAGGCATATTGAGAGGGTCTGGTGGTTCATTTGGAAGGCAATCTCAGAACAGCCATTGGCAAAGCATAATTGAGAGCCTCAATAAACTCTTAAGTACTTTACAAGAAAATTAT GTTCCACCAATTTTAGCTCAGAAGATTTTCACTCAGATTTTCTCATATATAAATGTTCAACTTTTCAACAG TCTACTACTTCGCCGTGAGTGCTGCTCCTTCAGCAATGGAGAGTATGTGAAATCTGGGCTAGCGGAGCTAGAATTGTGGTGTGCAAAAGCAAAACCTGAA TATGCTGGGTCAGCATGGGATGAGCTTAAGCACATAAGGCAAGCAGTAGGCTTCTTG GTAATATTTCAGAAGTATAGGATCTCGTATGACGAGATAGTTAATGACCTATGCCCG ATCTTGAGCGTGCAACAGCTCTACAGAATTTGCACACAATATTGGGATGACAAATACAATACTCAAAGCGTTTCCATGGGT GTTCTTTCCAGCATGAGAGTTCTCATGACGGAGGATTCTAATAACGCTGATAGCAATTCATTCTTATTAGATGATAACTCCAG CATTCCCTTTTCGGTTGATGACATATCGAGTTCCCTACAAGAAAAGGACTTCTCGGAAGTGAAACCAGCAGAAGAGCTTCTCGCAAACCCCGCCTTCCACTTTTTACAGGAGTAA